Proteins from a genomic interval of Bacteroidota bacterium:
- a CDS encoding 3'-5' exonuclease, with amino-acid sequence MELQLNRPLLVFDLETTGTNVATDRIVEIGMVKIFPDGREEDKRYLVNPTIPIPPEVTAIHGISDADVANEPTFAQLAGELNEYMKHCDFAGFNSVRFDFPLLVEEFLRSNVDFDSDSRQFVDVQRIFHTMEPRNLSAAYKFYCDKDLENAHTAMADTKATYEILKAQLIRYPQISNQIDKLSEFSGKTNQVDFSGRFIYDKNKVPVFNFGKHKGKLVTQVLQSEPSYYDWMMNSDFSLDTKRRLTQIKLSMMNK; translated from the coding sequence ATGGAATTACAATTGAACAGACCCTTATTGGTATTTGACCTAGAAACCACAGGCACCAATGTAGCTACCGATAGAATAGTGGAAATAGGCATGGTAAAGATTTTCCCCGATGGACGCGAAGAAGACAAGCGTTATTTGGTGAACCCTACTATACCAATTCCGCCTGAAGTTACAGCGATACATGGCATAAGCGATGCTGATGTGGCAAATGAACCCACCTTTGCCCAGCTTGCAGGTGAGCTCAATGAGTATATGAAGCACTGTGATTTTGCGGGTTTCAATTCGGTGAGGTTTGATTTCCCGTTATTGGTTGAAGAATTTTTGAGAAGTAATGTCGACTTCGACAGCGATAGCAGACAGTTTGTTGACGTACAAAGAATATTTCATACCATGGAGCCCCGGAATTTATCGGCAGCATATAAGTTTTATTGCGACAAAGATTTGGAGAATGCTCATACCGCCATGGCCGATACCAAAGCAACTTATGAGATATTAAAAGCTCAATTGATTAGGTATCCGCAGATTTCAAATCAGATTGATAAGTTGTCTGAGTTTTCTGGCAAAACAAATCAGGTAGATTTTAGCGGGCGTTTTATTTATGATAAGAACAAAGTGCCCGTGTTCAATTTTGGTAAACATAAGGGAAAGCTTGTTACCCAAGTATTGCAAAGCGAACCTTCCTATTATGATTGGATGATGAACAGCGACTTTTCGCTCGATACCAAACGCAGGCTGACTCAAATAAAATTATCGATGATGAATAAATAA